A window from Pseudomonas moraviensis encodes these proteins:
- a CDS encoding beta-ketoacyl-ACP synthase III → MHNVVISGTGLYTPANSISNEELVQSFNTYVAQFNADHAEAIASGEVQALTESSAAFIEKASGIKSRFVMDKDGILDPQRMAPRLPERSNDEWSVLCQMAVGAAEQALQRAGKTAADIDGVIVACSNLQRAYPAIAIEVQEALGIEGFGFDMNVACSSATFGIQAAANSVQLGQARAILMVNPEVCTGHLNFRDRDSHFIFGDAATAVIIERADLATSPYQFDVVSTKLLTKFSNNIRNNFGFLNRAAEEGVGARDKLFVQEGRKVFKDVCPMVAELIGEHLEENQLNVGDVKRFWLHQANLSMNHLIVRKLLGREASKEEAPVILDSYANTSSAGSVIAFHKYQDDLASGSLAVLSSFGAGYSIGSVLLRKR, encoded by the coding sequence ATGCATAACGTCGTCATCAGCGGCACCGGCCTGTACACACCGGCCAACAGCATCTCCAACGAAGAGCTGGTGCAGTCTTTCAATACCTACGTCGCCCAGTTCAACGCCGATCACGCCGAGGCCATTGCCAGCGGTGAAGTCCAGGCCCTGACCGAATCCAGCGCCGCGTTCATCGAAAAAGCCTCGGGCATCAAGAGCCGCTTTGTCATGGACAAGGACGGCATCCTCGATCCGCAACGCATGGCCCCGCGCCTGCCGGAACGTTCCAACGACGAATGGTCGGTGCTCTGCCAAATGGCCGTCGGTGCGGCTGAACAAGCCCTGCAACGAGCCGGCAAAACCGCAGCCGACATCGACGGCGTGATCGTTGCCTGCTCGAACCTGCAACGCGCTTATCCGGCCATCGCCATCGAAGTCCAGGAAGCACTGGGCATCGAAGGTTTCGGTTTCGACATGAACGTCGCTTGTTCTTCGGCCACCTTCGGCATCCAGGCCGCCGCCAACAGCGTGCAACTGGGCCAGGCGCGGGCGATCCTCATGGTCAACCCGGAAGTCTGCACCGGGCACCTGAACTTCCGTGACCGCGACAGCCATTTCATTTTCGGCGATGCCGCGACTGCGGTGATCATCGAACGCGCGGATCTGGCGACCTCGCCGTACCAGTTCGACGTGGTCAGCACCAAATTGCTGACCAAGTTCTCCAACAACATCCGCAACAACTTCGGCTTCCTCAATCGCGCTGCCGAGGAGGGTGTGGGCGCCCGCGACAAGCTGTTCGTGCAGGAAGGCCGCAAGGTGTTCAAGGATGTCTGCCCGATGGTTGCCGAGCTGATCGGCGAGCACCTGGAAGAGAACCAGCTCAACGTCGGCGACGTGAAACGCTTCTGGCTGCACCAGGCCAACCTGAGCATGAACCACCTGATCGTGCGCAAGCTGCTCGGCCGCGAAGCCAGCAAAGAAGAAGCGCCGGTGATTCTCGACAGCTATGCCAACACCAGCTCGGCCGGTTCGGTCATTGCCTTCCACAAATACCAGGATGACCTGGCCTCGGGTTCGCTGGCGGTGTTGAGCTCGTTCGGTGCCGGTTACTCGATTGGTAGTGTGTTGCTGCGCAAACGCTGA
- a CDS encoding putative porin, whose product MRLASTKTAAALCGGLLLAMSVPASAAVDAKLLDMLKANGSISQAQYIELQTELAKDQKAQQIAQQAQQETNEQVAAVAKKTNEQSLFDQKLAWAAKTQFKGDVRIRQETIKIDGEPNNGGRDKDRQRIRARLGAYTEINPQVDTGIRIATGGGDDARSTNQDQDNYFDKKQIWLDLGYIDYHPDQIKNLHVIGGKMLQPWVSMGDVIWDSDINPEGLAVTYKYPLGGSAELFGSLGNYNLKDNVDGDGVQFRHDLRLTAGQLGSRFNITDNLKMTLGGSVYAYQNDEDSRCTGTSTPCALAVNGNSANNEFRLYEGFSQIDIGGLPMPLSFYGQYVKNNDAVTDQDTAWLLGAKSKVFGFNLDYNYRDVQRNAVVGAFTDSDFANGTTGSRGHKFKVGYDIDKNFAVGATYFLTKADFASRGQRDADANTLQLDAEAKF is encoded by the coding sequence ATGCGTCTTGCTTCCACGAAAACTGCAGCGGCCCTGTGCGGCGGCTTGTTGCTGGCCATGAGCGTTCCGGCCAGTGCTGCAGTCGACGCCAAACTGCTCGACATGCTCAAGGCCAACGGGTCGATTTCCCAGGCGCAGTACATCGAGCTGCAAACAGAACTGGCCAAGGATCAGAAGGCTCAGCAAATCGCCCAACAGGCGCAGCAGGAAACCAACGAACAAGTGGCAGCGGTCGCGAAGAAGACCAACGAACAGAGCCTGTTCGACCAGAAACTGGCCTGGGCGGCCAAGACCCAGTTCAAGGGTGACGTGCGCATCCGTCAGGAAACCATCAAGATCGACGGCGAGCCGAACAATGGCGGCCGCGACAAGGATCGCCAGCGCATCCGTGCGCGTCTGGGCGCCTACACCGAGATCAACCCGCAGGTCGACACCGGCATCCGTATCGCCACCGGCGGCGGCGACGACGCCCGTTCGACCAACCAGGACCAGGACAACTACTTCGACAAGAAGCAGATCTGGCTCGACCTCGGCTACATCGACTACCACCCCGATCAGATCAAGAACCTGCACGTGATCGGCGGCAAGATGCTGCAACCGTGGGTGAGCATGGGCGACGTGATCTGGGACAGCGACATCAACCCGGAAGGTCTGGCCGTTACCTACAAGTACCCACTGGGCGGCAGCGCCGAACTGTTCGGCAGCCTGGGTAACTACAACCTCAAGGACAACGTTGACGGCGACGGCGTGCAATTCCGTCACGATCTGCGCCTGACCGCTGGCCAGTTGGGCAGCCGCTTCAACATCACCGATAACCTGAAGATGACTTTGGGCGGTAGCGTCTACGCCTACCAGAACGACGAAGACAGCCGCTGCACCGGCACCTCGACGCCGTGCGCGCTGGCAGTCAACGGCAACTCGGCGAACAACGAATTCCGTCTGTATGAAGGGTTCAGCCAGATCGATATCGGCGGCCTGCCAATGCCGTTGTCTTTCTACGGCCAGTACGTGAAGAACAACGATGCCGTGACCGATCAGGACACCGCATGGTTGCTCGGCGCCAAGTCGAAAGTCTTCGGCTTCAACCTCGACTACAACTACCGTGACGTGCAGCGCAACGCCGTGGTCGGCGCCTTCACCGACTCCGACTTTGCCAACGGCACCACCGGTTCCCGCGGGCACAAGTTCAAGGTCGGTTACGACATCGACAAGAACTTCGCCGTCGGCGCCACGTACTTCCTGACCAAGGCCGACTTCGCCAGCCGCGGCCAGCGCGATGCAGATGCCAACACCCTGCAACTGGATGCTGAAGCGAAGTTCTAA
- a CDS encoding anti-sigma factor family protein translates to MLTCKEQVARSSDYLDGQLSFRETLMVRHHLLFCPNCRRFLRQMRLMQATLKALPEQPDEHVDALAERLADQRRKDNPL, encoded by the coding sequence ATGTTGACCTGCAAGGAGCAAGTAGCACGATCCAGCGATTATCTCGACGGCCAACTGAGCTTTCGCGAGACGCTGATGGTGCGTCATCACCTGTTGTTCTGCCCCAACTGCCGGCGTTTCCTGCGGCAGATGCGCTTGATGCAGGCGACGCTGAAGGCATTGCCGGAACAACCGGACGAGCATGTCGATGCGCTGGCCGAACGCCTCGCCGATCAACGACGAAAAGATAACCCCCTGTAG
- a CDS encoding RNA polymerase sigma factor produces the protein MAADDTQLLARLLAGEQKAFKELVTTYQSAMRAVAYAIVGQRHVEEVVQDAWLSVVRHLASFEGRSSLKTWLLTITANSAKSRYKLNRREVLLDDLPSPHGTIGDDRFSSSDGHWLVAPFAWHQDTPEALLTENELRECLEHTLLSLSELQRSVLLLRERQGLELEEICNLLEISLSNVRVLLHRARLKVFATVEHFEETGEC, from the coding sequence ATGGCGGCTGATGACACCCAACTGCTCGCGCGCTTGCTGGCGGGGGAGCAAAAGGCTTTCAAGGAACTGGTTACTACCTATCAGAGCGCCATGCGAGCGGTGGCTTACGCGATTGTCGGCCAGCGTCATGTCGAGGAAGTCGTGCAGGATGCGTGGCTGTCGGTGGTGCGCCATCTGGCCAGCTTCGAGGGCCGTTCCAGCCTGAAGACCTGGTTGCTGACCATCACCGCCAACTCGGCCAAAAGTCGCTACAAGCTCAATCGCCGGGAAGTCCTGCTCGATGACCTGCCATCGCCGCATGGCACTATCGGCGACGATCGGTTTTCTTCAAGCGACGGTCACTGGCTGGTGGCGCCGTTCGCCTGGCACCAGGACACCCCCGAAGCGCTGCTCACCGAAAACGAACTGCGCGAATGCCTCGAACATACGTTGCTGAGTCTTTCCGAGTTGCAGCGCAGTGTCCTGCTGTTGCGCGAACGCCAGGGCCTGGAGCTGGAAGAGATCTGTAATCTTCTGGAGATCTCGCTCTCCAATGTCCGCGTGCTGCTGCACCGGGCACGCTTGAAGGTTTTTGCGACCGTGGAACATTTTGAGGAGACGGGAGAATGTTGA